A genomic segment from Lemur catta isolate mLemCat1 chromosome 9, mLemCat1.pri, whole genome shotgun sequence encodes:
- the FBXO43 gene encoding F-box only protein 43: MNFKGKDERCSCLKSYITFTSSSSRFADETEILKMSQRHSGHASPGAGNEVDSPTVNFKYCNFRDFSTSSFQDSAYNELKSYSFDNTDKEFFRKKEKSPTVIHEHPETSGLSFPDPLESHTPEKKFLFSPKEEDKSPELWETPKIKKYLLPRRLDVAFSLLTGDSESQNNSLESSVSQVLDLEKNITSSTSDVLRQNYFSSLVTSTLKTEEVTSSSQKLRLNFSQQKTSTIDNSKDDSLFEVECISPIQGNNFKDSTTHDFSDSSLCISDENTYHELLGPSISGTTCGTGEDIFVTPISNLVANIKFNASQAPFPSTEVRGNISTPEDSGFNSLSLDKSEDSLSDQEGSFHELLQKHKGTLKVGDTIRKSRRLVRTRRLSTLREQGSQSEAEEEKQTVHSDSEARPAAASDLSESQLSSDKSEDLTLSFKDLSKTPALQLVHELFMKRKRKRFQQNSAHEFLEERDGGKIAVLQCLLAGLIGKKMGLEKLDILTELKYRNLQHILAMVLDSLTAESLCSVWKVSRNWREIVIQDKRANRRRKFYIIQLKTDSEGAVLNVEDAATRLHLLNRSALRSVQAEARTSSSQKEQVSTLSPWGEVLTPLASSSVTPLSSKQEEYVKVAKTLFIDEALKPCPRCQSPAKYQPYKKRGLCSRKACGFDFCVLCLCAYHGSEECSREAAKSRTRKDAVPGSTQSKRNLKRL, encoded by the exons ATGAATTTTAAAGGCAAAGATGAGAGATGTTCTTGTTTGAAGTCCTACATAACTTTCACGTCTAGTAGCTCAAGATTTGCTGATG aaacaGAGATTTTGAAGATGTCACAAAGGCACTCAGGTCACGCTAGCCCTGGAGCGGGAAATGAGGTGGACTCTCCTACTGTCAATTTCAAGTACTGCAACTTCAGagatttctccacatcttcattTCAAGATAGTGCCTATAATGAGTTAAAATCTTATAGCTTTGATAATacagataaagaattttttagaaagaaagaaaaaagcccaaCAGTAATCCATGAGCATCCTGAAACTTCAGGCCTGAGCTTCCCAGATCCTTTAGAGTCTCACACTCcagaaaagaaatttctcttctctccgaaggaagaggataaaagcccagaactttgggaaactcctaaaatcaaaaaatatttactgcccAGAAGGTTGGATGTAGCTTTCTCTCTTCTAACAGGAGACTCTGAATCACAAAATAATTCTTTAGAAAGTAGTGTAAGCCAAGTTCtcgatttagaaaaaaatattacaagcaGTACTTCAGATGTTCTAaggcaaaattattttagctCTTTAGTGACGAGtactttaaaaacagaagaagtGACTTCAAGTAGTCAAAAATTGAGACTTAATTTTTCTCAACAAAAGACTTCCACAATAGATAATTCCAAAGATGATAGCCTATTTGAAGTTGAATGTATATCTCCAATTCAGGGCAATAATTTTAAAGACTCTACCACACATGACTTTAGCGATAGCAGTTTATGCATTAGTGATGAGAATACATACCACGAACTTCTGGGCCCCTCTATTAGTGGAACAACTTGTGGAACAGGTGAAGACATATTTGTGACTCCAATAAGTAATCTTGtagcaaatattaaatttaatgcAAGTCAAGCACCTTTTCCTTCAACTGAAGTGAGAGGCAATATTTCAACTCCTGAAGACAGTGGTTTTAACTCACTGAGCTTGGATAAATCAGAAGATTCCCTCTCTGACCAAGAGGGTTCTTTTCATGAGTTGCTTCAGAAACATAAAGGAACTCTCAAAGTGGGGGACACCATAAGAAAGTCAAGGCGTCTTGTAAGGACAAGAAGACTTTCCACCCTTCGGGAGCAAGGCTCACAgtcagaggcagaagaggaaaagCAGACTGTCCACTCTGACTCTGAAGCAAGACCAGCAGCTGCTTCTGACCTCTCAGAGAGTCAGCTGAGCAGTGATAAGAGTGAGGATTTGACTTTAAGCTTTAAGGATTTATCAAAGACCCCAGCGTTGCAATTAGTGCATGAGCTctttatgaaaaggaaaaggaaaagatttcagCAAAACAGTGCACATGAATTCTTAGAAGAAAGGGATGGGGGCAAAATAGCTGTACTGCAGTGTTTACTTGCAGGACTGATTGGCAAGAAAATGGGTTTAGAAAAACTAGACATcttaacagaattaaaatatagaaatttacaGCATATTCTTGCTATGGTTTTAGATTCCTTGACTGCAGAAAGCCTATGCAG TGTTTGGAAAGTAAGCAGAAATTGGCGCGAAATTGTTATTCAAGATAAGAGAGCAAATCGGAGGAGGAAATTTTACATCATACAACTGAAAACAGATTCTGAG GGAGCTGTATTAAATGTTGAGGATGCTGCCACTCGGCTCCATCTTTTAAATCGCTCAGCCTTACGATCTGTGCAAGCAGAGGCTAGGACATCCAGTTCTCAGAAAGAGCAAGTGTCAACATTATCTCCCTGGGGAGAAGTTTTGACACCTTTAGCAAGCTCTTCTGTTACTCCCTTAAGTAGTAAACAGGAAGAATATGTTAAG GTTGCCAAAACACTTTTTATTGATGAAGCCTTAAAACCTTGCCCAAGGTGCCAATCCCCTGCTAAGTACCAGCCATATAAGAAAAGGGGACTGTGTAGCCGCAAAGCCTGTGGTTTTGACTTTTGTGTGTTATGTTTGTGTGCTTATCATGGGTCTGAAGAATGTAGTAGAGAAGCAGCAAAGTCAAGAACTAGAAAAGATGCTGTCCCAGGAAGTACCCAGAGTAAGCGGAATTTAAAACGCCTCTAA